From a single Nicotiana tomentosiformis chromosome 2, ASM39032v3, whole genome shotgun sequence genomic region:
- the LOC104116704 gene encoding uncharacterized protein isoform X3, producing MQFNAVSAGRIKIGSGYLPGRRAFDLENGNFSKFSLLGWKIFKKTAPFRQGSHTHSLRPCRVMSEDSEGTLSGENILLDEETLAQDLKNAIKEENYARAAKIRDSLRLLQEDSKASVLAANARFYNSFKHGDLAAMQTLWSKGENVCVVHPGVSGITDYDLVMGSWEFVWAEYDFPLDIEIRDVQVHVRGDIGYVTCIEMVRTKGSSWGKQFATNVFEKVDGQWFMCIHHASYIDL from the exons ATGCAGTTCAATGCAGTTTCAGCTGGCAGAATTAAGATAGGATCTGGATATTTACCTGGACGCCGTGCTTTTGATTTGGAAAATGGAAATTTCAGTAAGTTCTCCTTGCTTGGCTGGAAGATATTCAAAAA AACAGCACCTTTTAGGCAAGGTTCCCATACTCATTCACTGAGACCATGCCGGGTCATGAGTGAGGATTCGGAAGGAACTTTGAGCGGTGAAAACATCTTGCTAGATGAGGAAACCTTGGCGCAGGATTTAAAGAATGCTATTAAAGAGGAGAACTATGCCCGAGCAGCAAAAATTAGAGATAGCCTCCGGCTTCTCCAAGAGGACAGTAAGGCCTCTGTGCTAGCAGCAAATGCTCGCTTTTACAACTCTTTCAAACATGGAGACTTAGCTGCAATGCAAACCCTCTGGTCAAAGGGTGAGAATGTCTGTGTCGTGCACCCTGGTGTTAGTGGCATAACTGACTATGATCTTGTAATGGGAAGCTGGGAGTTTGTGTGGGCAGAATATGATTTCCCACTTGATATCGAGATCAGGGATGTTCAAGTTCATGTTAGAGGTGATATCGGGTACGTTACATGCATTGAAATGGTCAGAACCAAAGGCAGCAGCTGGGGAAAACAATTTGCTACAAATGTTTTCGAGAAGGTTGATGGGCAATGGTTTATGTGTATTCATCATGCATCGTATATCGACTTGTAA
- the LOC104116704 gene encoding uncharacterized protein isoform X1, whose amino-acid sequence MEVASNFQTLSFGPRISRPHFLNIGHIEFRGHIASAHTNINAVQIDHCLASPFQMQFNAVSAGRIKIGSGYLPGRRAFDLENGNFSKFSLLGWKIFKKTAPFRQGSHTHSLRPCRVMSEDSEGTLSGENILLDEETLAQDLKNAIKEENYARAAKIRDSLRLLQEDSKASVLAANARFYNSFKHGDLAAMQTLWSKGENVCVVHPGVSGITDYDLVMGSWEFVWAEYDFPLDIEIRDVQVHVRGDIGYVTCIEMVRTKGSSWGKQFATNVFEKVDGQWFMCIHHASYIDL is encoded by the exons ATGGAGGTGGCTTCCAATTTCCAAACATTGTCTTTCGGACCTCGAATCAGTCGACCCCACTTCCTCAATATT GGACACATTGAGTTCAGAGGGCACATAGCTTCAGCTCATACCAACATCAATGCTGTTCAGATTGATCACTGCCTTGCTTCACCTTTTCAAATGCAGTTCAATGCAGTTTCAGCTGGCAGAATTAAGATAGGATCTGGATATTTACCTGGACGCCGTGCTTTTGATTTGGAAAATGGAAATTTCAGTAAGTTCTCCTTGCTTGGCTGGAAGATATTCAAAAA AACAGCACCTTTTAGGCAAGGTTCCCATACTCATTCACTGAGACCATGCCGGGTCATGAGTGAGGATTCGGAAGGAACTTTGAGCGGTGAAAACATCTTGCTAGATGAGGAAACCTTGGCGCAGGATTTAAAGAATGCTATTAAAGAGGAGAACTATGCCCGAGCAGCAAAAATTAGAGATAGCCTCCGGCTTCTCCAAGAGGACAGTAAGGCCTCTGTGCTAGCAGCAAATGCTCGCTTTTACAACTCTTTCAAACATGGAGACTTAGCTGCAATGCAAACCCTCTGGTCAAAGGGTGAGAATGTCTGTGTCGTGCACCCTGGTGTTAGTGGCATAACTGACTATGATCTTGTAATGGGAAGCTGGGAGTTTGTGTGGGCAGAATATGATTTCCCACTTGATATCGAGATCAGGGATGTTCAAGTTCATGTTAGAGGTGATATCGGGTACGTTACATGCATTGAAATGGTCAGAACCAAAGGCAGCAGCTGGGGAAAACAATTTGCTACAAATGTTTTCGAGAAGGTTGATGGGCAATGGTTTATGTGTATTCATCATGCATCGTATATCGACTTGTAA
- the LOC104090834 gene encoding uncharacterized protein, which yields MARVELSHVDLECSGHSRRSSVSVNISDADNVSCYSQFYSTADARANESDNSVDIENGYGESKLKIERDCRICHLSLVSECGIAIELGCSCKDDLATAHEHCAETWFKIKGNKTCEICNSIAHNVVGLNDIESAQQTNEVNALATNAAPTQVSVSSESRTCLNGHRFLNFLLACMVFTFVISWLFHFNIPS from the exons ATGGCAAGAGTAGAGTTGTCCCACGTGGACTTAGAGTGCTCCGGCCACAGTCGCCGGAGCTCCGTCAGTGTCAATATCTCCGACGCCGATAACGTTTCTTGTTATTCTCAGTTTTATTCCACTGCTGATGCACGTGCTAATGAGTCTGATAATTCAGTGGATATAGAAAATGGATATGGTGAAAGTAAGCTGAAAATTGAAAGAGATTGCAGAATTTGCCACCTGAGTTTGGTGAGTGAGTGTGGGATTGCCATTGAATTGGGATGTTCCTGTAAAGATGATTTGGCTACTGCACATGAGCATTGTGCTGAAACATGGTTCAAAATCAAGGGAAATAA GACTTGTGAAATATGCAATTCAATTGCACACAATGTTGTTGGTCTAAATGACATTGAGTCAGCACAGCAAACAAATGAAGTAAATGCTTTGGCTACAAATGCAGCCCCTACACAAGTATCAGTGTCTTCAGAATCTCGAACTTGTTTGAATGGCCATCGATTTCTGAATTTCCTTCTAGCTTGTATGGTATTTACCTTTGTCATCTCTTGGCTCTTCCACTTTAACATTCCCTCATAG
- the LOC104116705 gene encoding phosphatidylinositol:ceramide inositolphosphotransferase 1-like isoform X2: MSFYIGRKASKLCKRVCAETATEIKLLAENWKYILAGLIFQYIHGLAARGVHYIHRPGPILQDVGFFLVPELGQEKGYISESVFTTIFLSFVLWTFHPFIFKIKKIYTVLIWCRVLAFLVACQFLRIITFYSTQLPGPNYHCREGSKLATLPPPNSVLEVLFINFPRGVLYGCGDLIFSSHMIFSLVFVRSYHKYGTRRIIKLCAWLAVISQSIFIVASRKHYTVDVAVAWYTVNLVVFFVDKQLPG; encoded by the exons ATGTCGTTTTACATTGGTCGTAAGGCTTCAAAG CTATGTAAGAGAGTGTGTGCAGAGACTGCAACAGAAATCAAACTTCTTGCGGAGAACTGGAAGTATATTCTTGCCGGTTTGATATTTCAG TACATACATGGACTTGCTGCTCGAGGGGTTCACTACATACATCGGCCTGGACCTATTCTTCAGGATGTCGGCTTCTTTCTTGTTCCG GAGCTTGGGCAAGAGAAAGGTTACATAAGTGAAAGTGTATTCACCACCATCTTTCTGTCTTTTGTCTTG TGGACATTCCATCCTTTCATTTTCAAGATCAAAAAGATCTATACAGTTCTGATATGGTGCAGGGTCTTGGCTTTCTTAGTT GCTTGTCAGTTCCTTCGGATCATAACATTCTACTCTACACAGCTTCCTGGTCCAAATTATCACTGTCGTGAG GGTTCAAAGCTTGCCACACTGCCTCCTCCGAATAGTGTTTTAGAAGTTTTATTCATTAATT TTCCTAGGGGCGTGCTTTACGGCTGTGGTGATCTGATATTTTCATCTCATATGATATTCTCTCTAGTCTTTGTGCGGAGTTATCATAAATACGGGACAAGAAG GATCATAAAACTGTGTGCTTGGTTAGCTGTTATTTCTCAGAGCATCTTTATTGTTGCATCACGCAAACATTACACTGTGGACGTTGCTGTGGCATG GTACACTGTTAATCTAGTAGTGTTCTTCGTTGACAAACAGTTGCCAGGTTAG
- the LOC104116704 gene encoding uncharacterized protein isoform X2, with protein sequence MEVASNFQTLSFGPRISRPHFLNIGHIEFRGHIASAHTNINAVQIDHCLASPFQMQFNAVSAGRIKIGSGYLPGRRAFDLENGNFTPFRQGSHTHSLRPCRVMSEDSEGTLSGENILLDEETLAQDLKNAIKEENYARAAKIRDSLRLLQEDSKASVLAANARFYNSFKHGDLAAMQTLWSKGENVCVVHPGVSGITDYDLVMGSWEFVWAEYDFPLDIEIRDVQVHVRGDIGYVTCIEMVRTKGSSWGKQFATNVFEKVDGQWFMCIHHASYIDL encoded by the exons ATGGAGGTGGCTTCCAATTTCCAAACATTGTCTTTCGGACCTCGAATCAGTCGACCCCACTTCCTCAATATT GGACACATTGAGTTCAGAGGGCACATAGCTTCAGCTCATACCAACATCAATGCTGTTCAGATTGATCACTGCCTTGCTTCACCTTTTCAAATGCAGTTCAATGCAGTTTCAGCTGGCAGAATTAAGATAGGATCTGGATATTTACCTGGACGCCGTGCTTTTGATTTGGAAAATGGAAATTTCA CACCTTTTAGGCAAGGTTCCCATACTCATTCACTGAGACCATGCCGGGTCATGAGTGAGGATTCGGAAGGAACTTTGAGCGGTGAAAACATCTTGCTAGATGAGGAAACCTTGGCGCAGGATTTAAAGAATGCTATTAAAGAGGAGAACTATGCCCGAGCAGCAAAAATTAGAGATAGCCTCCGGCTTCTCCAAGAGGACAGTAAGGCCTCTGTGCTAGCAGCAAATGCTCGCTTTTACAACTCTTTCAAACATGGAGACTTAGCTGCAATGCAAACCCTCTGGTCAAAGGGTGAGAATGTCTGTGTCGTGCACCCTGGTGTTAGTGGCATAACTGACTATGATCTTGTAATGGGAAGCTGGGAGTTTGTGTGGGCAGAATATGATTTCCCACTTGATATCGAGATCAGGGATGTTCAAGTTCATGTTAGAGGTGATATCGGGTACGTTACATGCATTGAAATGGTCAGAACCAAAGGCAGCAGCTGGGGAAAACAATTTGCTACAAATGTTTTCGAGAAGGTTGATGGGCAATGGTTTATGTGTATTCATCATGCATCGTATATCGACTTGTAA
- the LOC104116705 gene encoding phosphatidylinositol:ceramide inositolphosphotransferase 1-like isoform X1 — protein sequence MSFYIGRKASKLCKRVCAETATEIKLLAENWKYILAGLIFQYIHGLAARGVHYIHRPGPILQDVGFFLVPELGQEKGYISESVFTTIFLSFVLWTFHPFIFKIKKIYTVLIWCRVLAFLVACQFLRIITFYSTQLPGPNYHCREGSKLATLPPPNSVLEVLFINFPRGVLYGCGDLIFSSHMIFSLVFVRSYHKYGTRRIIKLCAWLAVISQSIFIVASRKHYTVDVAVAWYTVNLVVFFVDKQLPELPDRTNAVLFLPLSKNSKTKEENHKLLNGNSGDPAEWI from the exons ATGTCGTTTTACATTGGTCGTAAGGCTTCAAAG CTATGTAAGAGAGTGTGTGCAGAGACTGCAACAGAAATCAAACTTCTTGCGGAGAACTGGAAGTATATTCTTGCCGGTTTGATATTTCAG TACATACATGGACTTGCTGCTCGAGGGGTTCACTACATACATCGGCCTGGACCTATTCTTCAGGATGTCGGCTTCTTTCTTGTTCCG GAGCTTGGGCAAGAGAAAGGTTACATAAGTGAAAGTGTATTCACCACCATCTTTCTGTCTTTTGTCTTG TGGACATTCCATCCTTTCATTTTCAAGATCAAAAAGATCTATACAGTTCTGATATGGTGCAGGGTCTTGGCTTTCTTAGTT GCTTGTCAGTTCCTTCGGATCATAACATTCTACTCTACACAGCTTCCTGGTCCAAATTATCACTGTCGTGAG GGTTCAAAGCTTGCCACACTGCCTCCTCCGAATAGTGTTTTAGAAGTTTTATTCATTAATT TTCCTAGGGGCGTGCTTTACGGCTGTGGTGATCTGATATTTTCATCTCATATGATATTCTCTCTAGTCTTTGTGCGGAGTTATCATAAATACGGGACAAGAAG GATCATAAAACTGTGTGCTTGGTTAGCTGTTATTTCTCAGAGCATCTTTATTGTTGCATCACGCAAACATTACACTGTGGACGTTGCTGTGGCATG GTACACTGTTAATCTAGTAGTGTTCTTCGTTGACAAACAGTTGCCAG AACTGCCTGACCGCACTAATGCAGTATTGTTTCTACCACTGAGCAAGAATAGCAAAACTAAGGAAGAGAATCACAAACTTCTGAATGGAAATTCTGGAGATCCTGCAGAATGGATATAG